A genomic region of Miscanthus floridulus cultivar M001 chromosome 3, ASM1932011v1, whole genome shotgun sequence contains the following coding sequences:
- the LOC136543759 gene encoding uncharacterized protein gives MDSFASAIKNQHSFNKMIESQIAQLAVVVPSFDKAYYYMEPSTGRWIDYTLPEKKSDLGRPVIPIAIGPHIFQEAVCDFRASANIMPKLADQSLCYPKGVLEDAIIRVGKSYVPVDFVVLETGGDERAPIILGRPFLRTTKAIIYADSAKICFTIKDKKVKFSFKNHILQSLRHS, from the exons atggatagctttgcttctgccattaagaaccagcatagctttaataaaatgatagaatcacaaatagctcagctggcggtTGTTGTTCCTTCGTTCGATAAAG cttactactacatggagccatcgacgggaaggtggatagattataccttgccagAAAAGAAAAGCGATCtagggagacctgtcatccccatcgccattggacctcatatCTTCCAAGAAGCTGTCtgtgacttcagagcaagtgccaacatcatgcctaag cttgcagatcagtcactctgctaccccaagggagttcttgaagatgccattattCGAGTGGGAAAATCATATGTTCCCGtggactttgtggttttggaaacaggtggagatgaaagggcacccatcatcttgggccgacctttcctaagAACCACAAAGGCCATCATCTAcgcggacagtgccaagatctgcttcacaatcaaggacaagaaagtgaagttttctttcaagaatcatatcCTGCAATCTCTTAGACATTCGTAG